DNA sequence from the Fuscovulum ytuae genome:
CCGCGACCGCAACCAGACCGAAACCGCCCGCAGCCTCGAAGATTACCTCTCCATCGCGGTGTCAGATGAACGTGTCGCCAAAGGCCGCGCGGCCTTCGCCCGCAATCGCGGCCTGCTTCTTGACCTGCAATCTCGCTATGGGGTGGAGGCCGAGGTCATCACCGCCATCTGGGGACTCGAAAGCTTTTACGGCGAAAGGCGCGGCGATGTGCCGGTGATCTCCGCCACCTCGACCCTCGCCTTCGATGGCCGCCGCGGCGCCTTCTTCGAACAGCAACTCACCGCAGCCCTGCGTATCCTGCAAAATGGCGATATCCCGCCGTCGCGGATGACAGGCAGTTGGGCCGGGGCCATGGGCCATACCCAATTCATCCCCACCTCCTACCTACAATTCGCCGTCGATCACACAGGCGACGGGCGCCGCGACATCTGGTCGGACGATCCCGCCGACGCGCTCGCCTCCGCCGCCGCCTATCTGCAACGAAACGGCTGGACCCCCGGCCTCCGCTGGGGTGACGAGGTGGGCAGCAACGCCCCTTCCGGCACCGTCATCCAGCCGCAACCCGGTGGCCCGCAATTCGCCACCACCGCCAATTTCCGCGTCATCAAGCGCTATAACAACTCCGATGCCTATGCCATCGGCGTGGGTCATCTGTCAGACCGGATCGCGGGCGCAGGCCCCCTGCGCGGCAGCTTCCCGCCCGATGCCAACGGGCTGACCAAGGCCGACCGCATCGCGCTGCAACAGCGCCTCACCGCGCGCGGCTATGACACTCAAGGGACCGATGGCGTGATCGGCAGGAACACCGAAACCGCCATCCGCGCCTTTCAGGCGGCCCAAGGCCTACCCGTCACCGGCCAGCCCTCGCAGGCCCTTTTGCAAGCACTGCGCTGAAGGTCACCCCCCGACCGACCGCCGCCAAGCCGCCACCATCGCCTCGAACGGCACGCCGTCGATCGTCATGCCCGTCAGACGGCAGTCCTTCAGCACGACACCCGACAGGTCGATATTGGCAAACACCGCGCCGGACAGGGTGGCATCACTCACCCGGCAGCCCGTCATGTCCGCATCGCTGATCTGTGCTCCTGCAAGGGTGACCTGCGTAAAGATCGTCTCTGACAGATTGGTATTGTTGAACCTCGATCCCGACAGATCGGCGTCGTCCACCTCCAAGCGAGTCGTCACATGATGCAGGTCCATGGCGTCCATCTCCCATCCGAGGCCTCTCTTGCACGAGGACAGGTCCATCCCCGCCCGTCAACACGCGGCGTGCCTCCCCTCACTCCCCGCCGTGACAGAACCACCCCCCCGTCACATCGCCGCCATGGGCAAAGAACAGCCACAGCCGCTCGCCCCCTTCCGTCTCCACCCGCCAGTAATCGCGCGGGCCAGACCGCCAGTCGGGATCGTCCAGCCACCATTCCGGCGCGATCCGCTCTGGCCCCACGGCAAAGCGTGTCACCATCTCGCGCCGCCGCCAGCGGAACCGGGCGGGCGGCGTCGGGTCATCCTCCGGCGCCCCCAAAGGTTCGGGCCGGAACAGCACCAAGGGCCGCCGCATCCGCTTCGGCCATTCCCCCGCGAAAGGCGCCGACCATGCCGCCGCCAAAACCTGCGCCCCCTTTTCCGGCACATGGCTGTCGCCCGGATGGAACCGCGTCACCGCCTCGGCCCCCAGCCGCACGCCCAGCTTGCCCAGCAGATCGTCCAGCCCCCCATCCTGTGGCGGCACCCCTCCGCCCCCGGAAACCGACGGGCTGCGATGCTGCATCGGGGCCAACCGCTCCACCGCCACCGCCTCCAGCCGGATCACGTCGAAACCGAACCCCGCCTCCAGATCGGGCAGCTTCATCGCCAGAAGGGGCCTTATGCGATCTTCCCGGTCCGAGGCGCGGGCCAACCCCACCTCGGCCACCTGCACCGCGCCATCCGTCCGCATCGCCTCCAGCCGCACGCGCCGCGCGCCATGGCCCTGCCGCTTCAGCCGCGCGCAAAGGACCGGCAGCAGCCGGTCCACCGCCGCCTCCACATCCGCCAGCAACCCGATGGGTTCCGGCAGGCTGATACGCGCCGCGAAATGCAAAGGTGCCCCCGCCGGCGTCACCGGTTCCGGCTCCAACCCCAGCGCCTGATCCAGCCGCCGCAACACCGCCGCCCCGAACCGCCGCGCCAGCGCCGCGCGCGGCAGCACGGCGATATCCTCCACCCGGCGCAGGCCCAGCCGCACCAGCCCCTCCACCGCCTCCGCCTCCAGCCGCAGCGCCGCCACTGGCAAGGGGCCCATCGCCTGCCGCATCTTCCCCTCGGGCGCGATCACCCCGCGCGGGCCCACCGCCCCGGCCCCCGCCACAGGCAGCGCACCCCCCTTTTCCCATCCCCGCCGCTTGGCCGCTTTCGAGCGCGTCGCATGCGCCTCTTGCTCTATCGCATCGCCGCTGCGCAGCACGGCCACCCCCGCCCCCGCATGGCGCGACAGCGCCCAAGCCGCGCCCACCGTATCGGCAATCGCCGCCCGCAGCGTCAGCCCCATCTCGGCGCAATCCTCCTCCACCTGCGCCAAAAGCGCGGCCTCGCCGCCAAAAAGATGCGCGCACCCCGTCAGATCGACGACCAGCCCACCGGGCGGCTCTTCTGCAACCCAAGGCGAAAACTTCCCCGCCCAGCGCCGCAGTCGCATCAGGAAAGCCGCCTCTGCCGCAGGATCGGCGGGCACCGTCGCAAGCTCGGGGCACATCGCCGTGGCATCGCGCAGCGGCTGGCCAAGACCTACCCCCGCCGCCTCAGCCGCCGCCGAAACCGATACGATCACCTGCGCCCCGTTACGATCCGCCACCACCGCAAGCGGCCCGGCAAGACCCGCCACCCCCGCCCGCGCGCGGCGCAGGGCGCGCTCTGCCCCCAATCGTGGAAACCACAGCGAAAGAATGCGCCGCTGTCCCATCCCGTCTCAGGTCCCTGCAAATGTTCACTCTTTGTTCGAATATCGCAGCCCCAAGGCAGGAGTCCAGCCGCAAGCCCCAACTTTCCGTGATCTGGGGGAAATCCCCCAGTCTCCGAGTGACAACGTCACTTTCGCGACTCAATCTCACGTCTATAGTGATCCAACATTTCCAACAGGGAGCCAGAACAATGAAACTTTCCACCAAGGTGCTCGTCCTTGGCTTTACGATGATGGCCGGTGTCGCCATCGCCGCCGAAGCCACCGACCCCACCGTGAAGGCCCGTCAGGAACTGATGGACACGATCGCCATGAACACGGGCATCCTCGGCAAGATGGCTGGTGGTGAGAATCCCTTCGACGCCGCCGCCGCCGAAGGGGCCAAGGCCGCCATCGTCGCCGCCTCGGCCGAAATCGCGGCCAAGTTCGAACCGCAGGCTTCCGACCCCAAATCCACCTCGAAAGAGGATATCTGGGCCAACTGGGATGATTTCGTGAAGAAGGGCGACGCGCTGAATGCCGCCGCCGCGGCGATGGACACCACCACGCTGGAAGGCGTGCAGGCGGGCATGGGCGGCGTCGGCGGGGCCTGCAAGGACTGCCACACCACCTATCGCATCCCGTCCTGATCCAGCATCAGACACGGCGCAGGGCCCCCGCCACCGGCGGGGGCCTTCGCGTTTTCACCCGCAGGTCACGCGCGCAATCAGCCCGGCGCGGTCCACATCGAAATTCAACCGCTCTGGGTTGTAATCCATCGTCACCGCCATGTCGGGATAGATCACCCGCACCGGCTTGTTGAACTGCGCAGTGTTCAGCTCGCGCGCAGGCGTCCCGACCAGATCCTGCACATCCAGCGCCCCGCATTGATTCACCGGCTCCACGGCCACATCGGCCCCAGCTGGAACGCAGCCCGACACCCCCAGAACCACCATCATCGCCACTCCCGCCGCAGACGTCCTCAGCATCGCCCTGCCCCCTTCACCCCGCTCCACTCCCAGCCTCACCCGCCCGATGGCCGCAGACAAGCCGCCCTGCCGCAAACCGGCAAGGATCAGCCGTTTCGGCGATTGCATTCCCCGCCCGTTTCGCCCAGCCTGCCCCGCAAGGGCAGGGCCAAGACCCGCCAAAGCAGAATGGGAGGATAAGATGCGTACCCGCGCCGCCGTCGCCGTTGCCGCAGGCCAGCCGTTGCAAATCATGGAGGTCAACCTTGATGACCCCAAGGAAGGCGAGGTTCTGATCGAGATCAAGGCCACCGGCATCTGCCACACCGACGAATTCACCCTGTCGGGTGCCGATCCGGAAGGCATCTTCCCCTCCATCCTCGGCCATGAAGGCGCGGGCGTGGTGGTCAAATGCGGCCCCGGTGTCAAAACGCTTAAACCCGGCGATCACGTGATCCCGCTTTATACCCCCGAATGCCGCGAATGCCCGTCCTGCCTGTCGCGCAAGACGAACCTCTGCACCGCCATCCGCGCGACCCAAGGGCAGGGCCTCATGCCCGACGGCACCACCCGCTTTTCCATGCTGGATGGCACGCCCATCTATCACTACATGGGCTGCTCCACCTTCGCCCAGCACACCGTGCTGCCCGAAATCGCGCTGGCCAAGGTGCGCGACGACGCCCCCTTCGACAAGATCTGCTACATCGGCTGCGGCGTCACCACCGGCGTGGGCGCCGTGCTGAACACCGCCAATGTCGAAGCCGGGGCCAAGGCGGTGGTCTTCGGTCTGGGCGGCATCGGTCTGAACGTCATTCAAGGCCTGAAACTGGCCGGTGCCGACATGATCATCGGCGTCGACATCAATGACGACAAGGAAGAATGGGGCGAACGCTTCGGCATGACCCATTTCGTCAATCCCAAGAATCTGCCCGAAGGCATGTCGGTCGTCCAAGCCATCGTCGATCTGACCAAGACCCCTTTCGACAAGATCGGCGGGGCCGATTACTCCTTTGATTGCACCGGCAACGTAAAGGTCATGCGCGACGCGCTGGAATGCACCCATCGCGGCTGGGGCCAATCGATCATCATCGGCGTGGCCCCGGCAGGCGCGGTGATCGAAACCCGCCCCTTCCAACTGGTCACGGGCCGCGTCTGGAAAGGCACCGCTTTCGGTGGCGCACGCGGGCGCACCGATGTCCCCAAGATCGTCGACTGGTACATGGACGGCAAGATCGAGATCGACCCCATGATCACCCATGTCCTGCCGCTGGAACGCATCAACGAAGGCTTCGACCTGATGCACGAAGGCAAGTCGATCCGCGCGGTCGTGGTGTTCTGACCTTAGCCCCGCGCGTCGCGGTCCGGCAGGAACCGGGCCGCAAGCGCGGCCAGCACGGCAAACAGCAGGACCGCAGCGATCAGGTCCGAAAGGTGATGCCCGCCATGGCCAAGCGTGGCGGGAATCATCAGCCCGCTAATGATCACCATGGCCGGAAACACCGCCGTCCCCCGCGCATACCACAGCCCCATGCAGGCCATAAACATGTGGAAGGACGGGAAAGCCACCACGCCAATCACAAGATCGGGCCGGATCACCGGCATGCCCTCCGCCGCATAGCGCATCAACAGGGCCGCGTAATCGGCATCTACGATCAGCGCGATCCGCTCCGCTCCAGCCGGAATGGCGTGATAAGGCGACGGTCCGACCGAAGGCAACACATGCCAGACGCCGACCGTAATCGCCATTCCCACCACGCCCACCCACAAGAACCGATGCAGCGCCTGCTCTCGCTCTTGTGCGGCAAGAACCGCGATCACCACCACAAGCTGCGGGATAGCCGCCGCATAGACCCAAGCCAGCACATAGCCAAAGGCTGGCCAAGCCATCAAAAGCGTCACGAATTCCGCCCAGTCATAGCCCAGTGCCGCATCCACCGCGATGAGCTTCTGGTCGATTGTCGGATGCTCAAAGGGGAAAAGCTGCAACACGAAAATCGCCACCACCGCCGTGAATGCCGAAAAGATGCCAAAGCACACGGCAAAGGACGCCATTCGCGGCATCGGGCGGCGCAGCCTGAGGAAGGCCCCCAAACCCACCAAGGTCAGCGTCGCCGCAATCGGCGGGGCAAAAGCAATCCAATCCACCCGTCCCGGCAACAGAATATCGCGCAGGATCGTCACCACCAGAACCGCGAGAATGACGGCCAGCAACCCGATTTCGGCCGGGAACAGCCCGAAATTGCTGCCCTTAGCGCCCGCCTTTCCGGCAAATTCCGCCTGCCCTGCCAAGGATTGCATTGCCCACCTCCATTTGGTCGCGGCTTCCCTGCCACGCCGCTGTGACGGAAATTAGGCGCAGCGATGCCCGGATGGGGGCCTTTGCGCTTTCACAGATCGCGCTTTTGGCGCAAGACTCGTCCGTAGAGGAGAAACCATGCCCGACCCCCGCGCCCCCCGACTCTGCGTCCTGATTGACGCCGATAACGTCCCCTCCGGCTATGCCGAGGCCATCTTCGAAGAGATCGCTTCGCTGGGCGAGGCCTCCGTCCGCCGCATCTATGGCGACTGGTCTGCACAACGCCTTGCAGGCTGGGCCAAAAAGGTGGCGGCCTTGGGCCTTGTCGCCGATCAGCAATTTTCCAACACCAAGGGCAAGAACGCCTCTGACATCGGCCTTGTCATCGCGGCGATGGATTTTTTGCATTCCGGCCTGTTCGATGGCTTCGTTCTGGTCTCCTCAGACAGCGATTTCACCCGCCTTGCTGCGCGCATCCGCGAACAGGGCCTTGATGTCTACGGTATCGGCGAGAAGAAAACGCCCGAAGCCTTTCGCATGGCCTGCAAACGCTTCATCTATGTTGAAAACCTCGGTGCGGATGACCATGCCGAACCCGCCCCGGCCAAGGGCACCCCCAAGTCCGAAACGCCCGACGCGCCGAAACCCGGCACGAAAGAGGCCCCCGCCAAGGCCATCCCCTTCATCATCGCCGCCATGCGCGCCATCGACCCGGATGGCGAATGGTATTCGCTTGGCCAGATCGGCCAGTTCATCACCCAAGGCAATCCCGACTTCGACACCCGCACCTATGGCAGCGCGAAACTCTCTGACCTTGTGCGCAAGATCAGCCGGTTTGAGGTGCGCCCCGGCCCCGGCGGGCAGCTTCAGATGCGCGACGTGGCCTGA
Encoded proteins:
- a CDS encoding lytic murein transglycosylase; amino-acid sequence: MPLDRRTFGLGLLGLGLSACTQSLPVGGSSVPQSLPADLRPVRNEAYDAWVTAFRDRAASRGITQPTLSMAFRDTGFLPGVITRDRNQTETARSLEDYLSIAVSDERVAKGRAAFARNRGLLLDLQSRYGVEAEVITAIWGLESFYGERRGDVPVISATSTLAFDGRRGAFFEQQLTAALRILQNGDIPPSRMTGSWAGAMGHTQFIPTSYLQFAVDHTGDGRRDIWSDDPADALASAAAYLQRNGWTPGLRWGDEVGSNAPSGTVIQPQPGGPQFATTANFRVIKRYNNSDAYAIGVGHLSDRIAGAGPLRGSFPPDANGLTKADRIALQQRLTARGYDTQGTDGVIGRNTETAIRAFQAAQGLPVTGQPSQALLQALR
- a CDS encoding pentapeptide repeat-containing protein codes for the protein MDLHHVTTRLEVDDADLSGSRFNNTNLSETIFTQVTLAGAQISDADMTGCRVSDATLSGAVFANIDLSGVVLKDCRLTGMTIDGVPFEAMVAAWRRSVGG
- a CDS encoding DNA polymerase Y family protein, whose protein sequence is MGQRRILSLWFPRLGAERALRRARAGVAGLAGPLAVVADRNGAQVIVSVSAAAEAAGVGLGQPLRDATAMCPELATVPADPAAEAAFLMRLRRWAGKFSPWVAEEPPGGLVVDLTGCAHLFGGEAALLAQVEEDCAEMGLTLRAAIADTVGAAWALSRHAGAGVAVLRSGDAIEQEAHATRSKAAKRRGWEKGGALPVAGAGAVGPRGVIAPEGKMRQAMGPLPVAALRLEAEAVEGLVRLGLRRVEDIAVLPRAALARRFGAAVLRRLDQALGLEPEPVTPAGAPLHFAARISLPEPIGLLADVEAAVDRLLPVLCARLKRQGHGARRVRLEAMRTDGAVQVAEVGLARASDREDRIRPLLAMKLPDLEAGFGFDVIRLEAVAVERLAPMQHRSPSVSGGGGVPPQDGGLDDLLGKLGVRLGAEAVTRFHPGDSHVPEKGAQVLAAAWSAPFAGEWPKRMRRPLVLFRPEPLGAPEDDPTPPARFRWRRREMVTRFAVGPERIAPEWWLDDPDWRSGPRDYWRVETEGGERLWLFFAHGGDVTGGWFCHGGE
- a CDS encoding c-type cytochrome, whose product is MKLSTKVLVLGFTMMAGVAIAAEATDPTVKARQELMDTIAMNTGILGKMAGGENPFDAAAAEGAKAAIVAASAEIAAKFEPQASDPKSTSKEDIWANWDDFVKKGDALNAAAAAMDTTTLEGVQAGMGGVGGACKDCHTTYRIPS
- a CDS encoding I78 family peptidase inhibitor, whose protein sequence is MQSPKRLILAGLRQGGLSAAIGRVRLGVERGEGGRAMLRTSAAGVAMMVVLGVSGCVPAGADVAVEPVNQCGALDVQDLVGTPARELNTAQFNKPVRVIYPDMAVTMDYNPERLNFDVDRAGLIARVTCG
- a CDS encoding S-(hydroxymethyl)glutathione dehydrogenase/class III alcohol dehydrogenase, yielding MRTRAAVAVAAGQPLQIMEVNLDDPKEGEVLIEIKATGICHTDEFTLSGADPEGIFPSILGHEGAGVVVKCGPGVKTLKPGDHVIPLYTPECRECPSCLSRKTNLCTAIRATQGQGLMPDGTTRFSMLDGTPIYHYMGCSTFAQHTVLPEIALAKVRDDAPFDKICYIGCGVTTGVGAVLNTANVEAGAKAVVFGLGGIGLNVIQGLKLAGADMIIGVDINDDKEEWGERFGMTHFVNPKNLPEGMSVVQAIVDLTKTPFDKIGGADYSFDCTGNVKVMRDALECTHRGWGQSIIIGVAPAGAVIETRPFQLVTGRVWKGTAFGGARGRTDVPKIVDWYMDGKIEIDPMITHVLPLERINEGFDLMHEGKSIRAVVVF
- a CDS encoding phosphatase PAP2 family protein, producing MQSLAGQAEFAGKAGAKGSNFGLFPAEIGLLAVILAVLVVTILRDILLPGRVDWIAFAPPIAATLTLVGLGAFLRLRRPMPRMASFAVCFGIFSAFTAVVAIFVLQLFPFEHPTIDQKLIAVDAALGYDWAEFVTLLMAWPAFGYVLAWVYAAAIPQLVVVIAVLAAQEREQALHRFLWVGVVGMAITVGVWHVLPSVGPSPYHAIPAGAERIALIVDADYAALLMRYAAEGMPVIRPDLVIGVVAFPSFHMFMACMGLWYARGTAVFPAMVIISGLMIPATLGHGGHHLSDLIAAVLLFAVLAALAARFLPDRDARG
- a CDS encoding NYN domain-containing protein, with amino-acid sequence MPDPRAPRLCVLIDADNVPSGYAEAIFEEIASLGEASVRRIYGDWSAQRLAGWAKKVAALGLVADQQFSNTKGKNASDIGLVIAAMDFLHSGLFDGFVLVSSDSDFTRLAARIREQGLDVYGIGEKKTPEAFRMACKRFIYVENLGADDHAEPAPAKGTPKSETPDAPKPGTKEAPAKAIPFIIAAMRAIDPDGEWYSLGQIGQFITQGNPDFDTRTYGSAKLSDLVRKISRFEVRPGPGGQLQMRDVA